In one Silene latifolia isolate original U9 population chromosome 10, ASM4854445v1, whole genome shotgun sequence genomic region, the following are encoded:
- the LOC141608880 gene encoding heat shock cognate 70 kDa protein-like: MGAENEIAPPIGIDLGTTYSCVAVWQRGKVEVIPNDQGNRTTPSCVAFNDTQRLIGDAAKNQAAVNPSNTIFDAKRLIGRKFNDESLQNDIKHWPFSVVASPCSDIDKKPMIVVNYKGEKKTFAPEEISAMVLTRMKEVAEAYLGSNVKNAVITVPAYFNNLQRQATKDAGTIAGLNVMRIINEPTAAAIAYGLDKKVSSHGNGKRTVLVFDLGGGTFDVSLVSIEKEAFEVKSVSGDTHLGGGDFDSRMVGHFVAEFQRKHDKDISGNPRANSRIREACERAKRILSSATSANIDIDCLFEGIDFTSTLSRARFEKLNMDLFENCMYPVDKCLKDANMEKTDVTEVVLVGGSSRIPKIQQLLTEFFSGKELCRSINPDEAVACGAATYAAFLSGLDYKDFLLQDVTPLSLGVNTHSGELSVLIPRNTPIPVRREEEFITVYDNQTTASISVYEGERPIAKDNNLLGKFRLTGIPPAPAGVATMNDCFEIDEDGILKCSSQVLSNGSRSEITITNHSGRLSKEEIDRMLKEADKYKVEDEIYRQKVEAINALENYAGTMKSMLRRHGRTVSRKQERKMGDAIEQTVQWLDWNFLLADVGKFKDKLKELKDICEPIVGRMLRDNENNGLAPKIEISDDEY, encoded by the exons ATGGGAGCGGAAAATGAGATAGCGCCACCAATAGGTATCGATCTGGGAACAACGTATTCATGTGTCGCTGTATGGCAGCGTGGGAAAGTTGAAGTCATCCCCAACGATCAAGGTAACCGTACCACGCCGTCTTGTGTTGCTTTCAACGACACGCAACGCTTGATTGGTGATGCCGCCAAGAATCAAGCCGCTGTTAACCCTTCAAACACCATCTTCG ATGCAAAGAGGCTAATAGGCAGGAAATTCAATGACGAGTCTCTGCAGAATGACATCAAACATTGGCCCTTTTCAGTAGTTGCTTCTCCATGTTCTGATATTGATAAGAAGCCTATGATCGTTGTCAACTACAAAGGCGAGAAGAAGACTTTTGCACCCGAAGAAATATCAGCGATGGTGCTTACTAGAATGAAAGAAGTGGCCGAGGCCTATCTTGGCTCCAATGTTAAGAATGCTGTCATCACTGTTCCCGCTTACTTCAATAATTTACAGCGACAAGCGACTAAGGATGCTGGCACCATTGCTGGACTTAATGTGATGCGCATCATCAATGAGCCAACAGCTGCCGCCATTGCTTATGGACTCGATAAAAAGGTTAGTAGCCATGGCAATGGCAAAAGAACTGTATTGGTGTTTGATCTTGGTGGTGGTACTTTTGATGTTTCCTTAGTTAGCATCGAAAAGGAGGCATTTGAAGTTAAGTCAGTGAGCGGAGATACCCATTTGGGAGGAGGGGATTTTGATAGCAGAATGGTTGGTCATTTTGTGGCAGAGTTTCAGAGGAAGCATGACAAGGACATTAGTGGAAATCCTCGGGCCAATTCAAGGATCAGAGAGGCTTGTGAGAGGGCAAAGAGAATACTTTCTTCGGCCACATCAGCTAATATCGATATTGATTGCCTTTTCGAGGGCATTGATTTTACCTCGACACTATCTCGTGCCCGATTTGAGAAATTGAATATGGATTTATTTGAAAACTGTATGTACCCTGTTGACAAGTGTTTGAAGGATGCCAACATGGAAAAGACAGATGTTACTGAGGTGGTCCTAGTTGGCGGGTCAAGCCGGATCCCAAAAATCCAGCAATTATTGACAGAATTCTTCAGTGGTAAGGAGCTATGCAGGAGTATCAACCCTGATGAGGCCGTGGCCTGTGGGGCTGCGACATATGCTGCATTTTTAAGTGGTCTTGATTACAAAGACTTTCTGCTTCAAGATGTCACTCCATTATCTCTTGGAGTTAATACACATTCCGGCGAATTGAGTGTTCTGATCCCTAGAAACACTCCAATTCCTGTTCGAAGGGAGGAGGAATTTATTACTGTTTATGACAATCAAACAACAGCGTCAATCAGTGTGTACGAAGGTGAGAGACCAATTGCCAAGGACAATAACTTATTGGGTAAATTTCGCCTTACAGGGATTCCTCCGGCACCTGCAGGTGTTGCTACAATGAACGATTGCTTTgaaattgatgaggatggcatccTCAAATGCTCATCTCAAGTTCTCTCCAATGGTAGCCGGAGTGAAATCACTATCACTAATCACAGTGGTAGGCTATCAAAGGAAGAGATTGACCGAATGCTAAAGGAGGCGGACAAGTACAAGGTCGAAGATGAGATTTATCGACAAAAAGTTGAAGCTATTAATGCATTGGAAAATTATGCAGGGACCATGAAAAGCATGTTGAGACGACATGGTAGAACAGTTAGTCGAAAACAGGAGAGGAAGATGGGTGATGCAATTGAACAGACAGTTCAGTGGCTAGACTGGAATTTTCTTCTAGCTGATGTTGGCAAGTTTAAGGACAAATTGAAAGAGCTTAAAGACATCTGTGAGCCTATTGTTGGTAGAATGTTAAGGGATAATGAGAATAATGGGCTTGCTCCGAAAATTGAGATTAGCGATGACGAATATTAA